From the genome of Nodosilinea sp. FACHB-141, one region includes:
- the rpmI gene encoding 50S ribosomal protein L35, which translates to MPKLKSRKAAAKRFRRSGSGKIMRRKAFKNHMLQHKNAERRSRLSKIALVSEEDAPNVELMLPYL; encoded by the coding sequence ATGCCCAAGCTTAAGTCTCGCAAAGCTGCCGCTAAGCGCTTTCGTCGCAGTGGCAGCGGCAAAATCATGCGTCGCAAGGCGTTCAAGAACCACATGTTGCAGCACAAAAATGCTGAGCGTCGTTCTCGTCTGTCTAAGATTGCCTTAGTGTCGGAAGAAGACGCTCCCAACGTGGAGCTAATGTTGCCCTACCTCTAG
- the rplT gene encoding 50S ribosomal protein L20: protein MARVKRGNVARKRRNKILKLAKGFRGSHSKLFRTANQQVMKALRYAYRDRRNRKRDFRRLWITRINAASRMHGLSYSQLIGQLKKANIDINRKMLAQMAVLDPDGFAKVVEVANQS, encoded by the coding sequence ATGGCACGTGTCAAGCGCGGCAACGTAGCACGCAAGCGCCGCAACAAAATTCTCAAGCTAGCCAAAGGGTTTAGAGGGTCGCACTCTAAGCTGTTTCGCACAGCCAATCAGCAGGTGATGAAGGCGCTGCGATACGCCTACCGCGATCGCCGCAACCGGAAGCGCGATTTTCGCCGCCTGTGGATCACCCGCATCAACGCGGCTTCTCGCATGCACGGTTTGAGCTATAGCCAGCTAATTGGTCAGCTCAAGAAAGCTAATATCGACATCAACCGCAAAATGCTGGCCCAAATGGCTGTGCTCGATCCCGATGGGTTTGCGAAAGTGGTTGAAGTTGCCAACCAATCTTAG
- a CDS encoding transporter substrate-binding domain-containing protein codes for MTWNWLGFGLALGAQLAVLPVFAADLDTIRARGHLVVAVRDGWQPLSFRDREGDLVGLEIDLAHGLATAIFSDPAAVEFVVVPNGDRLPAVLEDRADVAIAGLTLTSGRQRLVSFSPPYYLDGAAVLVRDPQVQSLSDLQRQRLGVLQGSSTVAIVRYLLPLAILTPLNSYQDAFDRLSTGQIDGFAGDVTALSGWQQAHSGYYLVPSLLSAEPLAIALPKGTQYNELRSLVNQTVIDWHQNGWLEERTTFWGLP; via the coding sequence ATGACATGGAACTGGCTTGGGTTTGGTTTAGCACTGGGGGCGCAGCTGGCTGTGCTCCCAGTTTTTGCTGCGGATCTTGACACCATTCGTGCTCGCGGGCACCTGGTGGTAGCGGTGCGGGATGGCTGGCAGCCCTTGAGTTTTCGCGATCGCGAAGGCGACCTGGTCGGTTTAGAAATTGACCTGGCCCACGGGCTGGCGACGGCAATTTTTTCTGACCCAGCGGCGGTTGAGTTTGTGGTAGTGCCCAACGGCGATCGCCTGCCGGCAGTGCTGGAAGATCGCGCTGACGTAGCGATCGCCGGCCTGACCCTGACTTCCGGTCGCCAACGGCTTGTGAGCTTTAGCCCACCCTATTACCTCGACGGAGCCGCTGTTCTGGTGCGCGATCCCCAGGTGCAGAGCCTAAGCGACCTCCAGCGCCAGCGGCTAGGGGTGCTTCAGGGGTCAAGTACTGTGGCGATAGTGCGCTATCTGCTGCCGCTAGCTATCCTCACCCCGCTAAACAGCTATCAAGATGCTTTCGATCGCCTCAGCACCGGCCAAATTGACGGCTTTGCTGGTGATGTGACGGCGCTAAGCGGTTGGCAGCAGGCCCACAGCGGCTACTATTTGGTGCCCAGTCTGCTGTCAGCTGAACCCCTGGCGATCGCCTTGCCCAAGGGCACTCAGTACAATGAATTACGTAGCCTGGTCAACCAAACCGTCATTGATTGGCACCAAAACGGCTGGCTAGAAGAACGGACCACCTTCTGGGGGTTGCCCTAG
- a CDS encoding Gfo/Idh/MocA family protein, translating into MTASQTSVGDRSVSKEVQSSSENRIRYAVVGLGWFAQTAALPSFPSSENSEVVALVSDDPVKLQELSQSYGIQHTYSYDEYEDCLTSGAVDAVYIALPDHLHCEYTVRAANQGIHVLCEKPMATTVAEGERMIQACQSNGVKLMIAYRLHLDPANMRAVEIVQSGQIGQPRIFNSVFSQQVRGNNIRLRQATGGGTLEDIGIYCINAARYLFQAEPVEVFAMAANNGKERFREVDEMISVILRFPDQQLANFTVSFGASPVSTYHIIGTEGDLRLESAYAWDAEITHHLTINNELSRQTFASHGQLAAEFAYFSNCIIQNEDPEPSGIEGLNDIRIICALHESIQQGKPVVLDQMNFVQHPTADLITVRPTSVDPANLIHAASPEDS; encoded by the coding sequence ATGACTGCATCTCAAACTTCAGTTGGCGATCGCTCTGTCTCTAAAGAGGTTCAATCCTCCTCAGAGAATCGAATACGTTACGCCGTAGTGGGGCTTGGCTGGTTTGCCCAGACCGCAGCACTACCCTCCTTCCCCAGTTCTGAAAACTCCGAAGTCGTGGCCTTGGTTTCTGATGATCCCGTCAAGCTGCAAGAACTTAGCCAAAGTTACGGAATTCAGCATACCTACAGCTACGACGAATACGAAGATTGCTTAACGAGCGGAGCAGTAGATGCTGTTTATATTGCGTTGCCCGACCATTTGCACTGTGAGTACACTGTGCGGGCAGCAAATCAGGGCATTCACGTGCTGTGCGAAAAACCGATGGCCACCACAGTAGCCGAGGGTGAACGCATGATTCAGGCTTGTCAAAGCAACGGCGTCAAGCTAATGATTGCCTACCGCCTTCACCTTGACCCAGCCAATATGCGGGCGGTCGAAATTGTCCAATCAGGTCAGATTGGGCAACCCCGCATTTTTAACTCCGTCTTCTCGCAACAGGTTAGGGGAAACAATATTCGGCTTCGGCAAGCAACCGGAGGCGGTACCCTAGAAGACATCGGCATTTACTGCATTAACGCTGCCCGATATCTGTTTCAGGCCGAACCCGTTGAAGTGTTCGCTATGGCGGCTAATAACGGTAAAGAGCGGTTTCGTGAAGTTGACGAAATGATCAGCGTCATACTCCGCTTTCCCGATCAGCAATTGGCAAACTTTACCGTCAGTTTTGGGGCCAGTCCGGTTTCGACCTATCATATTATCGGCACAGAGGGCGATCTGCGGCTAGAGTCGGCCTATGCGTGGGATGCAGAAATTACCCACCACCTGACCATCAACAATGAACTCTCCCGGCAGACATTTGCTTCCCATGGCCAGCTAGCCGCTGAATTTGCCTATTTCTCTAACTGCATCATACAGAACGAAGACCCGGAACCCTCGGGGATAGAGGGCCTTAACGATATCCGCATCATTTGTGCTCTGCATGAATCGATTCAACAGGGTAAACCCGTCGTTCTCGACCAGATGAACTTTGTCCAGCACCCAACAGCTGACCTCATCACGGTTCGCCCAACCAGTGTAGACCCTGCTAATCTCATCCATGCAGCTAGCCCAGAGGATAGCTAG
- a CDS encoding tetratricopeptide repeat protein — protein MENSNLLLIYLGILLALLSVAAFFVVRQVIKTRRIESTLGRLQSRLTKEKGTAQEYYELGSLLLDKKLYTQAALYLQQAIKQLGNDEAENAAVVYNALGYSYFAQDQYDLAIRNYKEALKISPEYVTALNNLGHSYERKQLTTQALEMYEAALALEPKNSTARRRFDSLKKRVAPAEKS, from the coding sequence ATGGAAAACAGCAACCTGCTCCTTATTTATCTAGGTATTCTGCTGGCGTTGCTGAGCGTTGCCGCTTTTTTTGTGGTGCGCCAGGTAATCAAGACCCGCCGCATCGAAAGCACTCTGGGGAGGCTTCAGTCACGGTTAACCAAAGAAAAGGGCACCGCCCAGGAGTACTACGAGCTGGGCAGTCTATTGCTCGACAAAAAGCTCTACACCCAGGCCGCCCTCTACCTCCAGCAGGCCATTAAGCAACTGGGTAACGACGAAGCCGAAAACGCCGCCGTGGTTTACAACGCCCTGGGCTACTCCTACTTCGCTCAAGACCAGTATGACCTGGCTATTCGCAACTATAAAGAAGCGCTCAAAATTTCGCCCGAGTACGTCACCGCCCTCAACAACCTAGGCCACAGCTACGAGCGCAAGCAGCTCACCACCCAGGCCCTGGAGATGTACGAAGCCGCATTGGCCCTCGAACCCAAAAACTCCACCGCCCGTCGTCGCTTCGACTCGCTCAAAAAGCGTGTTGCTCCCGCCGAAAAATCTTAG
- a CDS encoding thiamine phosphate synthase: MPELTGLPALPNHADAAVYRILDANLDRAREGLRVIEEWCRFGLNNSAQTEQLKHLRQTLAQWHAPELRLCRDTPGDPGTALTHSQEAERTNVTAVLQANFCRVQEALRALEEYGKLYRDDLAAGSKAMRYQVYALESEILGGHRLQRLRQGLTYLVTSPCDRLLPIVEAALQGGIALVQYRDKDTDDYLRLELAQKLKDLCHRYGALFLINDRVDLALAVEADGVHLGQTDLPVFTARQLLGNQRIIGRSTTSPDEMQRAIAEGADYIGVGPVYTTPTKPGKAAAGLDYVRYAAEHATVPWYAIGGINTENLSEVLQTGAERVAVVRALIEAENPTLIAQYFAAQTNHRRAFHTVAASTG; the protein is encoded by the coding sequence ATGCCGGAGCTAACCGGGCTGCCAGCGCTGCCCAATCATGCTGATGCGGCCGTTTACCGCATTCTCGATGCCAACCTCGATCGCGCCCGCGAAGGGCTACGCGTTATTGAAGAGTGGTGCCGCTTTGGACTGAATAACTCAGCTCAAACCGAGCAGCTTAAGCACCTGCGGCAAACCTTGGCTCAATGGCATGCCCCTGAGCTGCGCCTGTGCCGCGACACCCCTGGCGACCCTGGCACTGCCCTAACTCACTCCCAAGAGGCCGAGCGCACTAATGTGACAGCGGTGCTCCAGGCCAATTTTTGCCGGGTGCAAGAGGCCCTACGAGCTTTAGAAGAATACGGCAAGCTCTACCGTGATGACCTGGCAGCAGGGTCTAAGGCCATGCGCTACCAGGTTTACGCTCTGGAGAGCGAAATTCTTGGCGGTCATCGGCTTCAGCGGCTGCGCCAGGGCTTGACTTATCTGGTGACATCGCCCTGCGATCGCCTGCTGCCCATTGTCGAAGCTGCGCTGCAGGGAGGCATTGCCCTGGTGCAGTACCGCGACAAAGATACAGATGACTACCTGCGGTTAGAGCTGGCCCAAAAACTGAAGGATCTGTGCCACCGCTACGGAGCGCTATTTTTAATCAACGATCGCGTCGATCTCGCCCTAGCTGTGGAAGCTGACGGCGTTCACCTGGGACAAACCGACCTGCCCGTCTTCACCGCCCGCCAGTTGCTGGGCAATCAGCGCATCATTGGTCGCTCGACCACTAGCCCTGACGAAATGCAGCGAGCGATCGCCGAAGGTGCCGACTACATCGGCGTTGGCCCAGTCTATACCACCCCAACCAAACCCGGCAAAGCTGCCGCTGGCCTCGACTACGTGCGCTATGCCGCTGAGCACGCCACCGTGCCCTGGTATGCGATCGGCGGCATCAACACCGAAAATCTAAGCGAAGTGTTGCAGACCGGAGCCGAGCGAGTTGCCGTCGTGCGGGCGCTGATCGAAGCCGAAAACCCTACCCTGATTGCCCAGTACTTTGCTGCTCAAACCAACCACCGTCGAGCCTTTCACACCGTCGCCGCGTCAACTGGTTGA
- a CDS encoding response regulator transcription factor: MPRILVIDDDPAIAELVSVNLEMAGYDVNQAGDGIKGQALAVQLLPDLIMLDLMLPKVDGLTVCQRLRRDRRTAEIPVLMLTALSQTQDKVDGFNAGADDYLTKPFELDEMLARVRALLRRTDRIPQAAKHSEILNYGPLTLIPERYEAIWFDGTVKLTHLEFELLHCLLQRHGQTVSPSQILQEVWGYEPNDDIETIRVHVRHLRTKLEPDPRHPKFIKTVYGAGYCLELPAVTVE; this comes from the coding sequence ATGCCTCGTATTCTTGTCATTGATGATGATCCTGCGATCGCGGAGCTCGTTTCCGTCAATTTGGAAATGGCAGGCTACGACGTCAACCAGGCTGGGGATGGTATTAAGGGCCAGGCCCTAGCCGTGCAGCTGCTGCCTGATTTGATCATGCTCGACCTGATGCTGCCTAAGGTGGACGGGCTAACCGTGTGCCAGCGCCTCCGCCGCGATCGCCGCACCGCCGAAATTCCTGTGCTCATGCTCACGGCCCTGTCGCAGACCCAAGATAAGGTTGATGGCTTTAATGCTGGGGCCGACGACTACCTCACTAAACCCTTTGAGCTAGATGAAATGCTGGCGCGAGTGCGCGCTCTGCTGCGCCGCACCGATCGCATTCCTCAGGCGGCCAAACACAGCGAAATTCTTAACTATGGCCCCCTTACTCTGATTCCTGAGCGCTACGAAGCAATTTGGTTTGACGGCACCGTCAAACTGACCCATCTGGAGTTTGAGCTGCTGCACTGCCTGCTCCAGCGCCATGGTCAGACCGTATCTCCTAGCCAAATCTTGCAAGAGGTCTGGGGCTATGAGCCTAACGACGATATCGAAACCATTCGAGTTCACGTACGGCACCTGCGCACCAAACTAGAGCCTGATCCCCGGCACCCTAAATTCATTAAGACCGTCTACGGAGCTGGCTACTGCCTAGAGCTGCCCGCTGTCACTGTAGAATAA
- the thiS gene encoding sulfur carrier protein ThiS has protein sequence MIDPTTDNFHLLVNGESQPCASGTLLPNFLESLGMNPRLVAVEYNGEILHRQLWETTYLRPNDRLEIVTIVGGG, from the coding sequence ATGATCGATCCCACCACCGATAACTTTCATCTTCTCGTCAATGGCGAATCTCAGCCCTGCGCTTCTGGTACGCTGCTGCCCAATTTTCTAGAATCATTAGGTATGAATCCTCGTCTGGTGGCGGTGGAGTACAACGGCGAAATTCTTCATCGCCAGTTGTGGGAAACTACCTACCTGCGTCCCAATGACAGACTGGAAATCGTCACTATTGTCGGAGGCGGTTAG